Proteins found in one Labrenzia sp. VG12 genomic segment:
- a CDS encoding NUDIX hydrolase → MFVKPPRLQIAALCFRPGDGEPEILLVSTRDTGRLILPKGWPETDRPASETALLEAYEEAGVVGAADPRPIGSFRSFKGLADGIRIRTKVLVFKIRFEKQLKTFPEIGERECHWLPLSQAMEKADEPALRRFLRKHRTDLT, encoded by the coding sequence TTGTTTGTCAAACCGCCCCGTTTGCAGATCGCGGCACTGTGCTTTCGCCCTGGTGACGGGGAGCCCGAGATCCTGCTTGTTTCCACGCGTGACACCGGGCGCTTGATCCTGCCCAAGGGCTGGCCCGAAACCGACCGGCCGGCAAGCGAGACGGCCCTATTGGAAGCCTATGAGGAGGCCGGGGTCGTTGGCGCGGCAGATCCGCGCCCGATCGGAAGTTTCCGGTCTTTCAAGGGGCTTGCGGACGGGATCAGGATCCGGACAAAGGTTCTGGTTTTCAAGATCCGTTTTGAGAAGCAGCTGAAGACCTTTCCGGAGATCGGTGAGCGGGAATGCCATTGGCTGCCGCTTTCGCAGGCGATGGAAAAGGCTGATGAACCGGCATTGAGACGGTTCTTGCGCAAGCACCGCACCGATCTCACCTGA
- a CDS encoding inorganic phosphate transporter → MLTNRDLKSKGLDKDLDRLGFLSDAAEAMGRRLTGLGLAVIFLGLCAAIAATQIVSDDFSDIVILVSASAIGGYMALNIGANDVANNVAPAVGARVITLGGALVLAAICESAGALLAGGSVVTTVSSQILSPSDVSHNFVFMQAMLTAMAAAALWINFATVIGAPVSTTHSIIGGVVGAGIAASSFGAINWTTVSTIAASWVFTPVLGGIIGAALIAFINARVVYTANRIVAARFWLPILLGLMGATFTAFIMLKTSNRFFTAPGWVSPVLSVFIGLLIWSLYRRLVYSQTGAMEDSARALRNLFAVPLMVTAGLLSFAHGANDVANAIGPLAAIVLSLSSDFPDLVFWYLGSLNPVVPLWVSAVGAFGISAGLLLFGRRLITVVGKKVTKLNPVRAFCITLATAATVLGASALGLPVSSTHIAVGGLFGVGFYREWYRNRYYAENGVMKPRRFLKNREERRRRLLVRRANLLTIVAAWAVTVPASAMLAAGLFHLLSLVMSVG, encoded by the coding sequence GTGCTGACAAACAGGGACCTGAAATCGAAGGGTCTTGACAAGGATCTCGACAGACTGGGGTTTTTGAGCGATGCAGCCGAAGCAATGGGACGCCGGCTGACGGGGCTCGGGCTGGCCGTGATTTTTCTGGGCCTGTGCGCCGCCATTGCCGCGACGCAGATCGTCTCGGACGACTTTTCCGACATCGTGATCCTTGTCAGCGCCAGCGCAATCGGCGGCTATATGGCGCTCAATATCGGGGCCAATGACGTTGCCAACAATGTCGCGCCGGCGGTCGGCGCACGCGTGATCACGCTCGGCGGAGCGCTTGTTCTGGCGGCAATCTGCGAGAGTGCAGGAGCACTCCTGGCCGGCGGGAGCGTGGTGACCACGGTGTCCAGCCAGATCCTCAGCCCGTCGGATGTTTCGCATAACTTTGTCTTCATGCAGGCGATGCTGACGGCGATGGCTGCAGCGGCCCTCTGGATCAATTTTGCGACGGTTATCGGGGCGCCGGTGTCAACGACGCATTCGATTATCGGTGGCGTGGTCGGGGCCGGGATTGCAGCAAGCAGCTTTGGCGCCATCAACTGGACCACGGTGTCGACGATTGCAGCTTCCTGGGTGTTTACACCGGTTCTGGGAGGCATCATCGGGGCAGCCCTCATTGCGTTCATCAATGCCCGGGTCGTCTATACCGCCAACAGGATCGTGGCCGCGCGGTTCTGGTTGCCGATTTTGCTTGGGCTCATGGGGGCGACGTTCACGGCCTTCATCATGCTCAAGACGTCCAATCGTTTCTTCACTGCTCCCGGCTGGGTGTCACCGGTGCTGTCTGTCTTCATCGGCCTTCTGATCTGGTCGCTCTACCGGCGCCTGGTCTATTCCCAGACAGGTGCAATGGAAGACAGTGCGCGTGCGCTCCGGAACCTGTTTGCCGTTCCGCTGATGGTAACCGCCGGTCTGTTGTCGTTTGCCCATGGGGCCAATGATGTTGCCAATGCCATCGGGCCCCTGGCGGCCATCGTGCTCAGCCTGTCCTCCGACTTTCCGGACCTGGTGTTCTGGTATCTGGGCTCGCTCAACCCCGTTGTTCCCTTGTGGGTGAGCGCTGTTGGCGCCTTCGGCATCTCCGCAGGTCTTCTGCTGTTCGGGCGGCGGCTCATCACCGTTGTCGGCAAGAAAGTCACCAAGCTGAACCCGGTCCGGGCCTTCTGCATCACCCTGGCCACGGCCGCCACTGTTCTGGGAGCTTCCGCTCTGGGGCTTCCCGTCTCCTCGACCCATATCGCGGTGGGGGGCCTGTTTGGCGTTGGTTTCTACCGGGAATGGTACCGGAACCGCTATTACGCCGAAAACGGTGTGATGAAGCCGCGCAGGTTCTTGAAGAACCGAGAAGAGCGCCGGAGAAGACTGCTGGTGCGACGTGCCAACCTGCTCACGATTGTGGCAGCCTGGGCTGTCACGGTGCCCGCGTCAGCCATGCTGGCCGCGGGCCTGTTTCACCTGTTGAGCCTTGTGATGTCGGTCGGTTGA
- a CDS encoding NUDIX hydrolase, with translation MQIAALCHRMREGKVEVLLVTSKSTRRWILPKGWPILSRRAHRTAAIEAFEEAGVTGRVHKNPFASFSSYKGGEAGLKLRTEILVFLVDVESEAEEFPDSAERDVRWVSIKDAVRMTNEPGLIDVFRKLNHLYG, from the coding sequence TTGCAGATCGCGGCCCTTTGCCACCGCATGCGAGAGGGCAAGGTAGAGGTGCTGCTGGTCACCTCAAAATCGACACGCCGCTGGATCTTGCCAAAAGGGTGGCCCATCCTCTCCCGGAGAGCCCATCGAACCGCGGCAATCGAAGCGTTTGAGGAAGCCGGTGTGACCGGCAGGGTGCACAAGAATCCCTTTGCCAGCTTTTCCTCCTACAAGGGTGGAGAGGCTGGATTGAAACTGCGAACGGAAATTCTTGTGTTTCTGGTCGATGTCGAAAGTGAAGCGGAAGAGTTTCCCGACTCGGCAGAGCGCGACGTTCGATGGGTGTCGATCAAGGATGCTGTCAGAATGACCAATGAGCCTGGCCTGATTGACGTCTTTCGTAAGCTTAATCACTTATACGGCTAA
- a CDS encoding inorganic phosphate transporter translates to MRNLKKPTLDKDLDKFSYMEEAAGSLGRGLIAPGIALVFIVLCALGAGASMSGTPGAVVIVAAAAIGAYMALNIGANDVANNVGPAVGSRAMTLVTALIIAAVFESAGALIAGGDVVGTISKGIISPDSIASSSVFMAAMMAALVSSALWINLATWIGAPVSTTHSIVGGVMGAGIAAAGFGAVNWVTMGSIAASWVISPFLGGLIAAGFLAFIKSVIIYQDDKIAAARKWVPVLIGVMAGAFASYLALKGLKKIIKIDLPLSLVLGSLVGLAVWFAVRPLIDRQSRGLENRNQSLRILFSIPLVCSAALLSFAHGANDVANAVGPLAAIVHTAELGEVATKVSIPLWVMAVGAFGISFGLLLFGPKLINMVGQQITKLNPMRAYCVSLSAAITVIIASGLGLPVSSTHIAVGAVFGVGFFREWYTERSKRRLDYVNKHQSAGGRQVRPIRNREEQARRHLVRRAHFMTIVAAWIVTVPAAAVLSGALYFVMIKLIG, encoded by the coding sequence ATGCGGAATTTGAAGAAGCCGACGCTCGACAAGGATCTCGACAAGTTCAGCTACATGGAAGAGGCGGCCGGGTCTCTCGGGCGCGGGCTGATCGCGCCTGGCATCGCACTGGTGTTCATTGTGCTTTGTGCGTTGGGAGCTGGGGCATCTATGTCCGGAACGCCCGGCGCGGTTGTCATCGTCGCAGCTGCCGCCATTGGTGCTTACATGGCACTGAACATCGGTGCCAACGACGTTGCCAACAACGTCGGGCCAGCTGTTGGATCACGCGCCATGACGCTGGTGACGGCGCTGATTATCGCGGCCGTCTTCGAAAGTGCCGGTGCGCTGATCGCAGGCGGCGACGTTGTCGGGACGATTTCAAAAGGCATTATCAGTCCGGATTCGATTGCAAGCTCGAGCGTGTTCATGGCCGCGATGATGGCGGCTCTCGTCTCTTCAGCACTCTGGATCAATCTCGCCACATGGATCGGCGCCCCGGTATCCACCACCCATTCCATTGTCGGCGGCGTGATGGGGGCGGGGATTGCAGCGGCCGGATTTGGCGCAGTCAATTGGGTGACAATGGGCAGCATTGCTGCCAGCTGGGTGATTTCGCCGTTTCTTGGCGGTCTGATCGCAGCCGGTTTTCTCGCCTTCATCAAGTCCGTCATCATCTACCAGGACGACAAGATCGCAGCAGCGCGCAAATGGGTGCCGGTCCTGATCGGGGTCATGGCCGGGGCCTTTGCCAGCTATCTCGCTCTGAAAGGGCTCAAGAAGATCATCAAGATCGATCTCCCGCTGTCCCTGGTGTTGGGGAGCCTTGTCGGTCTTGCGGTCTGGTTTGCGGTGCGCCCACTCATAGACCGGCAGTCCCGGGGGCTTGAAAATCGAAACCAGTCCCTGCGCATCCTGTTTTCCATTCCCCTTGTATGTTCGGCGGCCTTGCTCTCCTTCGCTCACGGAGCGAACGACGTGGCAAACGCGGTGGGGCCTCTTGCTGCCATCGTTCACACTGCCGAACTGGGAGAAGTGGCGACCAAGGTGAGCATTCCGCTTTGGGTCATGGCGGTCGGTGCGTTCGGCATCTCGTTTGGCCTGCTGTTGTTCGGGCCCAAACTCATCAACATGGTCGGTCAGCAGATCACCAAGCTGAACCCGATGCGCGCCTATTGCGTGTCCCTCTCGGCGGCCATCACGGTCATCATTGCCTCCGGTCTCGGCCTACCGGTCAGTTCCACTCATATTGCAGTTGGGGCTGTCTTCGGCGTCGGGTTTTTCCGCGAATGGTATACCGAACGCTCCAAGCGCCGCCTGGACTACGTGAACAAGCACCAGTCCGCCGGCGGCCGGCAGGTACGGCCAATCCGCAATCGTGAGGAACAGGCCCGTCGCCACTTGGTTCGGCGGGCCCACTTCATGACCATCGTTGCAGCATGGATCGTGACGGTTCCGGCCGCGGCGGTCCTGTCCGGTGCACTCTATTTCGTGATGATCAAGCTCATCGGCTGA
- a CDS encoding endonuclease/exonuclease/phosphatase family protein, whose product MLKIGSYNIQKAIGVDARRRPDRTLKVIQELDCDILALQEADKRFGPRESTIDPQSILAETDYRPVHFATRDRSLGWHGNAILVRNSIGILDHRRIDLPKLEPRGAVAVDLQVGGEKIRVAAMHLSLVGHFRKKQITSLMHQLHEHLDYLPTVLIGDLNEWRDTAGSIKLFEQHYEVTTPGRSFPSPLPVGSLDRIITSPEFTVEKAGVHKSKTARVASDHLPVWAHLTLEPAGHLASR is encoded by the coding sequence ATGCTGAAAATCGGATCCTACAACATACAAAAGGCTATCGGTGTCGATGCCCGCCGCCGTCCGGACCGGACGCTGAAAGTTATCCAGGAACTGGATTGTGACATCCTGGCCCTGCAGGAAGCCGACAAGCGTTTCGGGCCTCGAGAAAGCACAATCGACCCGCAAAGCATTCTTGCGGAAACCGACTACCGGCCTGTGCATTTCGCGACCCGAGACCGAAGCCTGGGCTGGCACGGCAATGCCATTCTGGTCCGCAATTCGATCGGAATTCTCGACCATCGGCGGATCGACCTGCCGAAACTCGAACCACGCGGCGCAGTCGCCGTTGATCTGCAGGTTGGTGGTGAAAAGATCCGCGTCGCTGCCATGCATCTCAGCCTGGTCGGCCATTTCCGCAAGAAACAGATCACTTCGCTGATGCACCAGCTGCACGAACATCTCGACTACCTGCCGACCGTCCTGATCGGGGACCTGAACGAATGGCGGGATACGGCCGGCAGCATCAAGCTGTTCGAGCAACATTACGAGGTGACAACGCCTGGCCGGAGTTTCCCCAGCCCCCTGCCCGTCGGCAGCCTGGACCGGATCATCACCAGCCCCGAATTCACCGTCGAGAAGGCAGGCGTTCACAAGTCCAAGACGGCGCGTGTTGCTTCGGACCATTTGCCGGTCTGGGCCCATCTGACGCTTGAACCGGCAGGACACCTGGCGTCCCGCTAG
- a CDS encoding HD-GYP domain-containing protein: MSDHVTKQLRLAELLGALSHALDITEGQPRGHCVRCCWIGIHVGRQIGLSDALLSDLYYTLLLKDLGCSSNAARICELYLTDDLTFKHDYKTISDSLPAALRFVLGHTGLKHGFAERVRAIVNILQNGGDIANEMIETRCQRGADIARQMHFSEPVVDGIYSLDEHWDGGGRPAGLKGTTIPVFAQIALLAQVMDVFQIHSGPDGALQELRDRSGSWFDPALVEAAEIVARDPDFWTTLHSEGIDAVVYGLEPAQHLRFADESQLDDIAHGFALVIDSKSPFTAGHSERVTLYTDMIAEELGYGTRDRQLLKRTALLHDIGKLGVSNSVLDKPGKLDDQEWQQIRMHPVYSDEILSRIESFADLSPIARGHHEKLDGRGYPDGLTASRISMETRIVTTADIFDALTAERPYRGPMPLPKALGIMEGDVGTGLDKTCFDALKKATERMDQHKAA, from the coding sequence ATGTCCGATCACGTCACGAAACAGCTTCGACTGGCGGAACTGCTCGGCGCTCTCAGCCACGCTCTCGACATCACCGAAGGCCAGCCGCGCGGCCACTGCGTGCGGTGCTGCTGGATTGGCATTCATGTCGGCCGGCAGATCGGATTGAGCGACGCCCTCTTGAGCGATCTCTACTACACGCTGCTTCTGAAGGACCTCGGCTGCTCCAGCAATGCGGCCCGGATCTGTGAACTCTACCTGACAGACGACCTGACCTTCAAACACGACTACAAGACCATCAGCGACAGTCTGCCGGCCGCGTTGCGGTTCGTGCTCGGCCATACCGGACTGAAACACGGTTTTGCCGAGCGCGTGCGGGCCATCGTCAACATCCTGCAAAATGGCGGGGACATTGCCAACGAGATGATCGAGACGCGGTGCCAGCGCGGCGCCGACATCGCCCGGCAGATGCACTTCTCGGAGCCGGTCGTTGACGGCATCTACAGTCTGGATGAGCATTGGGACGGTGGTGGTCGGCCAGCTGGTCTGAAAGGTACCACGATCCCGGTCTTCGCCCAGATTGCCCTGCTGGCGCAGGTGATGGACGTCTTTCAGATCCATTCCGGCCCCGATGGCGCACTCCAGGAACTGCGAGACCGGTCTGGCAGCTGGTTCGATCCCGCTCTGGTGGAAGCTGCAGAAATTGTTGCCCGCGATCCGGACTTCTGGACGACGCTGCATTCCGAGGGGATCGATGCCGTCGTCTATGGACTGGAACCGGCTCAACATCTCAGGTTTGCGGACGAAAGCCAGCTGGATGACATCGCCCACGGATTTGCGCTTGTGATCGACAGCAAGAGCCCGTTCACGGCCGGACACAGCGAACGGGTCACCCTTTACACCGACATGATCGCGGAAGAACTGGGATATGGCACCCGTGACCGACAGCTTCTGAAACGCACTGCGCTTTTGCACGATATCGGCAAGCTCGGGGTCAGCAACTCGGTGCTCGACAAACCAGGTAAACTCGATGATCAGGAATGGCAGCAGATCCGCATGCACCCGGTCTATTCCGACGAGATCCTCTCCCGGATCGAGAGCTTCGCCGATCTGTCGCCGATTGCGCGCGGACATCATGAAAAACTGGATGGCCGCGGCTATCCTGACGGTCTGACAGCGAGCCGGATCTCAATGGAAACGCGGATCGTGACCACCGCCGACATTTTCGACGCCCTGACAGCCGAGAGGCCGTATCGCGGGCCAATGCCCTTGCCCAAGGCCCTCGGCATTATGGAAGGAGATGTCGGCACCGGTCTCGACAAGACCTGTTTCGACGCCCTGAAGAAAGCAACCGAACGCATGGACCAGCACAAAGCTGCCTAA
- a CDS encoding sarcosine oxidase subunit gamma: MSDLVAYDLITPDAGENPLLSLTDVSILKAVPVTRLSYRGREASLKAAGEAFGVSLPVKPMACETAPKRAALWMGPDEWTLLAPEEELDTVFQAIESKLGDTPHALVDVSHRSLAVIVSGSKAEWLLNTGIFIDLTLDAFPVGTVTRTVFHKAPVLLWRTGPDTFMVEAWVSFMDYVAGLLVQSAQELQAA; the protein is encoded by the coding sequence ATGTCTGATCTCGTGGCATATGACCTGATCACGCCGGACGCCGGCGAAAACCCGCTCCTCAGCCTGACAGACGTGTCGATCCTGAAGGCAGTGCCTGTCACCCGCCTCTCCTATCGCGGCCGGGAAGCCTCTCTCAAGGCTGCGGGCGAGGCCTTTGGTGTGTCGCTTCCAGTTAAGCCAATGGCCTGCGAGACGGCCCCGAAACGGGCTGCCCTCTGGATGGGGCCGGATGAATGGACCTTGCTGGCGCCTGAAGAAGAGCTGGACACAGTCTTCCAGGCGATCGAGAGCAAACTTGGCGACACACCTCACGCCCTGGTGGATGTGTCCCATCGTTCGCTGGCCGTGATCGTCAGCGGCAGCAAGGCCGAGTGGTTGCTCAATACCGGCATCTTCATCGACCTGACGCTGGACGCCTTTCCGGTCGGCACCGTCACGCGGACCGTCTTCCACAAGGCACCGGTGCTGCTCTGGCGCACCGGCCCGGACACGTTCATGGTCGAGGCTTGGGTGTCCTTCATGGACTATGTTGCCGGCCTGCTGGTGCAGTCGGCGCAGGAGCTGCAGGCCGCATAA
- a CDS encoding sarcosine oxidase subunit alpha, with protein MSQPFRTEKGGRIDRAEQLTFTFDGEEMQGHKGDTLASALLANGVHLVGRSFKYHRPRGIVSAGSEEPNALVGIYRNGDQTPNLRATQVELYQGLEAISQNRFPSLGFDVGAVNDMLSPLFPAGFYYKTFMWPKAFWDRVYEPIIRAAAGLGKPPKNPDQDFYGNIYAHCDVLVVGSGPSGLAAALAAAETGAKVMLCDEQAEFGGSLLSEAGASIDGKEPTEWVGETIAKLAGMDNVTLLPRTTAFGYFAHNFIALAERVTEHLSNPDPKLPRERLWQVRAKEVVIAAGAIERPMVFPENDRPGILMAESGRTYLNRYGVKVGHKVLVTTACDTAWQAAFDLKDHGVDVVAIADMRENPPENLISIAQARGIRVEAGCVVTGTLGRKRVKAALLGKLMTSGKVASGGQVTCDAVLMSGGWTPTVSLYSQSRGKVVWDADKGAYVPGKSVQNERSTGASKGLYGLQATLEDGYAAGEEAAKSATGKSAKVTYSVATGGEAGAGGTLGALPHDRNASRVKAFVDYQNDVTAKDVKLAVREGMQSIEHIKRYTTTGMATDQGRLSNMNALQIASGALDRPVTDVGLTTFRLPFTPTTFGLFAGVARGDFFDPVRKTPSHDWVVANGGVYEDVGQWKRTWYFPKDGEDMHAAVARECKTARESVGLFDASTLGKIEVVGPDAAEFLERMYTNPWKKLAPGRCRYGLLLNDAGFIVDDGVIGRLAEDRFHVTTTTGGAPSVFATMEDYLQTEWPDLDVWITSTTEQFAVAAVQGPKAREVIAPFIEGIDLAADAFPHMSVKEGTFCGVPCRLFRISFTGELGFEINVPRRHGKMMWETLAKEIEKHNGTAYGTETMHVLRAEKGYIIVGQDTDGTVTPQDAGMSWAIGKKKHDFVGKRGLERPDLVAENRKQFVGLLTKDPKVKLEEGAQITVAENPATGTAAEGHVTSSYYSPALDRNIALAIVKNGHALEGKTLYVPMPTGSIPVEVTGPVFYDKEGARINV; from the coding sequence ATGAGCCAGCCATTCCGTACAGAAAAAGGCGGCCGGATCGACCGCGCCGAACAGCTCACCTTCACCTTTGACGGCGAGGAAATGCAGGGTCACAAGGGCGATACGCTCGCCTCTGCGCTGCTTGCCAACGGCGTGCATCTCGTCGGCCGTTCGTTCAAGTATCACCGGCCGCGTGGCATCGTTTCTGCCGGTTCTGAAGAACCGAATGCGCTGGTCGGCATCTACCGCAACGGCGACCAGACCCCGAACCTGCGCGCTACCCAGGTTGAGCTCTATCAGGGGCTGGAAGCGATCTCGCAGAACAGGTTCCCCTCGCTCGGCTTCGATGTCGGCGCCGTCAACGACATGCTGTCACCGCTGTTCCCGGCCGGTTTCTACTACAAGACCTTCATGTGGCCGAAAGCCTTCTGGGACCGGGTCTATGAGCCGATCATCCGCGCGGCAGCCGGCCTCGGCAAACCGCCGAAAAACCCGGACCAGGATTTCTACGGCAACATCTATGCCCATTGCGACGTGCTCGTTGTCGGCTCCGGCCCGTCCGGTCTGGCGGCCGCTCTTGCGGCAGCGGAAACCGGCGCAAAGGTCATGCTGTGCGATGAGCAGGCCGAGTTCGGAGGCTCGCTGCTGAGTGAAGCCGGCGCCAGCATCGACGGCAAGGAGCCCACAGAGTGGGTCGGCGAAACCATCGCCAAGCTGGCGGGCATGGACAACGTCACGCTGCTGCCACGTACAACCGCTTTCGGCTATTTCGCGCATAACTTCATCGCGCTTGCCGAACGCGTGACCGAACACCTTTCCAATCCCGATCCGAAACTGCCGCGCGAGCGGCTGTGGCAGGTGCGGGCCAAGGAAGTCGTGATCGCCGCCGGCGCCATCGAGCGGCCAATGGTGTTCCCGGAAAACGACCGTCCGGGCATTCTCATGGCAGAGTCCGGCCGGACCTATCTCAACCGCTACGGCGTGAAGGTCGGTCACAAGGTGCTGGTCACGACGGCCTGCGACACCGCCTGGCAGGCAGCCTTCGACCTGAAGGATCACGGTGTCGATGTCGTCGCAATCGCGGATATGCGCGAAAACCCGCCGGAAAATCTGATCTCGATCGCCCAGGCACGCGGCATCCGCGTGGAAGCCGGCTGTGTTGTCACCGGAACGCTTGGCCGCAAACGCGTGAAAGCCGCGTTGCTCGGCAAGCTGATGACATCCGGCAAGGTTGCCTCCGGCGGCCAGGTCACGTGTGACGCTGTCCTGATGTCCGGTGGCTGGACACCGACTGTCAGCCTCTACTCCCAGTCCCGCGGAAAAGTGGTCTGGGATGCCGACAAGGGCGCTTATGTGCCCGGCAAGTCTGTCCAGAACGAGCGCTCGACCGGGGCGTCCAAGGGGCTGTACGGCCTGCAGGCCACCCTGGAAGACGGCTACGCGGCCGGCGAGGAAGCCGCCAAGTCGGCCACGGGCAAATCCGCCAAGGTAACCTACTCGGTCGCGACCGGCGGCGAAGCCGGTGCCGGCGGCACGCTTGGTGCCCTGCCGCATGACCGCAATGCGTCGCGCGTGAAAGCCTTTGTCGATTATCAGAACGACGTAACGGCAAAGGACGTCAAACTGGCCGTGCGCGAAGGCATGCAGTCCATCGAGCACATCAAGCGCTACACCACCACCGGTATGGCGACCGACCAGGGCCGTCTGTCCAACATGAACGCGCTGCAGATCGCCTCCGGCGCGCTGGACCGTCCGGTCACGGATGTGGGTCTGACCACCTTCCGCCTGCCGTTTACACCAACAACCTTCGGCCTGTTTGCCGGTGTTGCCCGCGGTGACTTCTTCGACCCGGTCCGCAAGACCCCGTCTCACGACTGGGTGGTGGCCAATGGCGGTGTCTACGAGGATGTCGGCCAGTGGAAGCGGACCTGGTACTTCCCGAAAGACGGTGAAGACATGCATGCCGCCGTTGCACGGGAATGCAAGACGGCCCGCGAGAGCGTCGGCCTGTTCGATGCTTCCACGCTCGGCAAGATCGAAGTGGTTGGTCCGGATGCAGCAGAATTCCTGGAGCGGATGTACACCAACCCCTGGAAGAAGCTGGCCCCCGGACGCTGCCGCTACGGTTTGCTCCTGAACGATGCCGGCTTCATCGTCGACGATGGTGTCATCGGCCGCCTCGCGGAAGACCGCTTCCACGTGACGACGACGACCGGCGGCGCGCCGAGCGTCTTTGCCACCATGGAAGACTACCTGCAGACCGAATGGCCTGATCTTGATGTCTGGATCACTTCGACCACCGAGCAGTTTGCCGTGGCCGCCGTCCAGGGACCAAAGGCCCGGGAAGTGATTGCACCGTTCATCGAGGGCATCGATCTCGCCGCGGATGCGTTCCCGCATATGAGCGTCAAGGAAGGCACGTTCTGTGGCGTTCCCTGCCGTCTGTTCCGCATCTCCTTCACCGGTGAGCTCGGCTTTGAGATCAACGTGCCGCGCCGCCATGGCAAGATGATGTGGGAGACGCTGGCCAAGGAAATCGAAAAGCACAACGGCACGGCCTATGGCACGGAAACCATGCACGTCCTGCGCGCCGAGAAAGGCTACATCATTGTCGGTCAGGACACGGACGGCACCGTGACCCCGCAGGACGCCGGCATGAGCTGGGCGATCGGCAAGAAGAAGCACGACTTCGTCGGCAAGCGCGGTCTGGAACGGCCGGATCTTGTGGCCGAGAACCGGAAACAGTTCGTCGGCCTCCTGACCAAGGATCCGAAGGTCAAGCTGGAGGAAGGCGCGCAGATCACGGTAGCCGAGAACCCGGCCACCGGCACAGCGGCCGAAGGCCATGTGACCTCGTCCTATTACAGCCCCGCGCTTGACCGGAACATCGCGCTGGCGATCGTCAAGAACGGGCATGCGCTGGAAGGCAAGACCCTTTATGTGCCCATGCCCACCGGCAGCATTCCGGTCGAAGTGACCGGCCCGGTGTTCTATGACAAGGAAGGAGCACGCATCAATGTCTGA
- a CDS encoding sarcosine oxidase subunit delta has product MLVVYCPYCGVERPETEFSCRGEAHIARPTDPSQVSDEDWVNYLYMRTNTKGVYAERWRHIHGCGRFFNAVRDTVSDKFLTFYKAGEPMPDLEALAKEAGK; this is encoded by the coding sequence ATGCTAGTGGTTTACTGCCCCTATTGCGGCGTCGAACGGCCGGAAACGGAGTTTTCCTGCCGCGGTGAGGCGCATATCGCCCGCCCGACCGATCCGTCCCAGGTCAGCGACGAGGACTGGGTCAACTATCTTTACATGCGCACCAACACCAAGGGTGTTTATGCCGAACGCTGGCGTCACATTCACGGTTGCGGCCGTTTCTTCAACGCAGTCCGCGACACCGTCAGCGACAAGTTTCTGACATTCTACAAGGCCGGAGAACCAATGCCGGACCTTGAAGCGCTTGCCAAGGAGGCCGGCAAATGA